Genomic DNA from Desulfovibrio sp. JC022:
CCCGGAGCTGCCGTGCTGGGGCTTGCAGGCGGAGCTATGTTCGGATTTACAGTGGGAGTGGTGACCATTTCATTTGCCAGCTCCATCGGTGCTACACTGGCTTGTTTTTTTTCACGCTACCTGTTCAGGGATTACGTGCAGCGCAAGTTCGGCGATAGGCTGGAAAAGGTCAACCGGGGCATTGAGGAAGAGGGGGCTTTTTACCTTTTTACCATGCGGCTAATTCCGGTGATTCCTTTTGTGATTATCAATCTGGTTTTGGGATTGACACCAATGCGATTGAGAACTTTTTACTGGGTGTCACAAGTGGGGATGCTGCCCGGAACCATGGTATATGTTAATGCCGGAAAGGAACTGGGGGGTATTGATTCCTTGTCAGGTATTGTTCAGCCGGGTGTGTTGATTTCATTTGCCCTGCTCGGTCTGTTTCCTCTTGTGGTCAAGAAAGCGGTGGGGCTTGTTAAGCGTCGCCGTAGTGTGTAATATTCAGAAAAATTCATTTTAATTAAGTACGGTTAAAGATGATTGTCAGGACAGCACCAAGTATTAGGACCTACCATAAAGGTAAGGTTATTTTTCACGAAGGGCAGGAAAGTAAGATTGCTTACATGATCAAGTCCGGCAGTGTTGATATTTTTAAGGTTATCGACAAAAAAAAGACGGTCATGGCTACCCTGCGCCGGGGCGATATCTTTGGTGAAATGTCACTTCTGGCAAACCAGAAACGTACAGCAAGTGCCGAGGCTTCCAGCTTTTGCGAGCTGGTGGTGTTGAC
This window encodes:
- a CDS encoding TVP38/TMEM64 family protein — its product is MKNKILILIFIALAAALFFAFDLDRFLTLEYLKNSRQEFQVFYDQNPLFTISSFFLAYVLIVGLNLPGAAVLGLAGGAMFGFTVGVVTISFASSIGATLACFFSRYLFRDYVQRKFGDRLEKVNRGIEEEGAFYLFTMRLIPVIPFVIINLVLGLTPMRLRTFYWVSQVGMLPGTMVYVNAGKELGGIDSLSGIVQPGVLISFALLGLFPLVVKKAVGLVKRRRSV